Proteins from one Stenotrophomonas aracearum genomic window:
- a CDS encoding Flp family type IVb pilin, with amino-acid sequence MHSSIRTFIAEEDGVTALEYGLLAAVVAGVLVVAGKAGLTAMFTELFDKLKDLVSSAIGGSGAATPST; translated from the coding sequence ATGCACAGTTCCATCCGCACCTTCATCGCCGAAGAAGATGGCGTCACCGCGCTCGAGTATGGATTGCTGGCCGCCGTGGTTGCCGGCGTCCTGGTCGTGGCCGGCAAGGCGGGCCTCACGGCGATGTTCACCGAGCTGTTCGACAAGCTCAAGGACCTGGTGAGTTCCGCCATCGGCGGTTCCGGCGCAGCCACGCCGTCAACCTGA
- a CDS encoding AraC family transcriptional regulator, translating into MSPYSRFVVDGFDADALLGVVRDTRFEQRLLASGHFRACVQRLVFPEFSLDSGAYTLPIFASGSFSQGMIALALAVTCEAPMWANGRWIAAGQVMVFAEDSELNVRPSPGGWQWAVMLIPREVLQRESVRRLGRELRLPRTGWHSRAAAPKDARNLREGVFSVLQEAAEWQGVVMPEQLEVQASTLLGVFIDAVGASDGGPERRGLGSGIERRRDAIVRQAEAYLKSQLENAYDSRALSSYLGVGERQLERLFRDAYGHGPCHWHQLARLNLARSALRRAQGRVGVTEVATRYGFAHLGRFSVMYRDVFGESPRDTLRS; encoded by the coding sequence ATGTCACCGTACAGCCGTTTCGTGGTTGACGGTTTCGATGCAGACGCCCTGCTCGGGGTGGTCCGCGATACGCGCTTCGAACAGCGCCTGCTGGCCTCCGGCCACTTCCGCGCCTGCGTGCAGCGGCTGGTGTTTCCGGAGTTCAGCCTGGACAGCGGCGCCTATACGCTGCCGATCTTCGCCAGCGGCAGTTTCAGCCAGGGCATGATCGCGCTGGCCCTGGCGGTGACCTGCGAAGCGCCGATGTGGGCCAACGGGCGCTGGATCGCGGCGGGCCAGGTGATGGTGTTTGCCGAGGACAGCGAGTTGAATGTCCGGCCCAGCCCGGGTGGCTGGCAATGGGCGGTGATGCTGATTCCACGCGAGGTGCTGCAGCGCGAGTCGGTGCGGCGGCTGGGTCGTGAGCTGCGGTTGCCGCGCACCGGCTGGCACAGTCGGGCGGCGGCGCCGAAGGACGCACGCAACCTGCGCGAAGGGGTGTTTTCGGTATTGCAGGAAGCGGCCGAGTGGCAGGGCGTGGTGATGCCGGAGCAGCTGGAGGTGCAGGCCAGTACATTGCTGGGCGTGTTCATCGATGCGGTCGGTGCGAGCGATGGCGGCCCGGAGCGGCGCGGCCTGGGCAGCGGCATCGAGCGCCGGCGGGACGCGATCGTCCGCCAGGCCGAGGCCTACCTGAAGTCGCAGCTGGAAAATGCGTACGACAGCCGTGCGCTGTCCAGCTATCTGGGCGTAGGCGAGCGCCAGCTGGAGCGCCTGTTCCGTGATGCCTACGGCCATGGTCCGTGCCATTGGCACCAGCTGGCGCGTTTGAACCTTGCCCGCAGTGCGTTGCGCCGTGCGCAGGGGCGCGTCGGGGTGACCGAGGTCGCGACCCGCTACGGGTTCGCCCACCTTGGCCGGTTTTCCGTCATGTACCGTGATGTATTCGGAGAAAGCCCGCGCGACACGCTGCGCAGCTGA
- a CDS encoding ESPR domain-containing protein — translation MGRIFRLVWNHRLDALVVTSEIATARGSLAAGPTVLHLKVPLWLLSLGLASAPGVPLHAVDTAMQLDKGTRIHAAAPVDRAKAVVAGLATPTRPALPSGPTGGLAGFGPDVATCLFPHASDSAAIPRGICTV, via the coding sequence ATGGGCAGGATTTTCAGGCTGGTTTGGAACCATCGGCTCGATGCGCTGGTGGTGACCTCGGAAATCGCCACCGCGCGCGGCAGCCTCGCCGCCGGCCCGACCGTGCTGCATCTGAAAGTGCCGCTGTGGCTGCTGTCGCTGGGACTGGCCAGCGCACCCGGGGTGCCATTGCATGCGGTCGACACCGCCATGCAGCTCGACAAGGGGACGCGGATCCATGCCGCAGCGCCGGTGGACCGCGCCAAAGCCGTTGTCGCCGGCCTGGCGACACCGACGCGGCCGGCGCTGCCGTCGGGCCCGACCGGTGGGCTGGCCGGCTTCGGGCCCGACGTGGCCACATGCCTTTTCCCACACGCTTCCGATTCTGCTGCGATCCCGCGCGGAATCTGCACCGTTTGA
- a CDS encoding acid phosphatase has protein sequence MRLNRTLTTLAVSALLAACATGPLNPPAPAVLPTALPPAPPPVPELRPGVPAGYLGRSLPDSLALLPPYPAKGSPGFARDQAVSRASQKLKNTPRYALASRDADLSFPQVAGTFSCALGVPVSAQDTPRLYLLLQRSMVDAGLATYAAKDHYQRTRPFVFYKEKTCAPADEEALRKDGSYPSGHTAIGWAWALLLSELSPAQADAVLARGRAFGENRLICNAHWQSDVLQGRAVGAGAVAVLHANPQFNADMAAARAEINALRGNGVEPQDCTAEAAALKVKIPGVE, from the coding sequence ATGCGCCTGAACCGCACGCTCACCACCCTCGCAGTGTCCGCCCTGCTCGCCGCCTGCGCCACCGGCCCCCTCAACCCACCCGCCCCCGCGGTCCTCCCAACCGCATTGCCCCCCGCTCCGCCGCCGGTCCCCGAGCTGCGCCCCGGTGTGCCCGCCGGCTACCTCGGCCGGTCCCTACCCGACAGCCTCGCCCTGCTGCCGCCGTACCCGGCCAAAGGCAGCCCTGGCTTCGCCCGCGACCAGGCGGTCAGCCGTGCCTCGCAGAAGCTGAAGAACACCCCCCGCTATGCCCTGGCCAGCCGCGACGCCGACCTGAGCTTCCCGCAGGTCGCCGGCACCTTCTCCTGCGCGCTCGGGGTGCCGGTCAGCGCGCAGGACACCCCCCGCCTGTACCTGCTGCTGCAGCGGAGCATGGTCGACGCCGGCCTGGCCACCTATGCCGCCAAGGACCACTACCAGCGGACCCGCCCGTTCGTGTTCTACAAGGAAAAAACCTGCGCACCGGCCGACGAAGAGGCACTGCGCAAGGACGGCTCCTATCCCTCCGGACACACCGCGATCGGCTGGGCCTGGGCACTGCTGCTCAGCGAGCTCAGCCCAGCCCAGGCCGACGCCGTGCTGGCGCGCGGCCGCGCCTTTGGCGAGAACCGCCTGATCTGCAACGCGCACTGGCAGAGCGATGTGCTGCAGGGACGCGCGGTGGGCGCCGGCGCGGTGGCGGTGCTGCACGCCAACCCGCAGTTCAACGCCGACATGGCCGCCGCCCGCGCCGAGATCAATGCACTGCGCGGCAATGGCGTGGAGCCGCAGGACTGCACTGCCGAGGCGGCGGCGTTGAAGGTGAAGATCCCCGGCGTGGAGTGA
- a CDS encoding YidH family protein, whose product MTEKDPTRALSERAVTLDEAQTTLGSADAVSLELSSRRTGMSFQRTRMSADRTLMSIIRTALSLIGFGFTIFQFFGHMLELPGVSLKPHAPRNFGVALVALGMVLLTLGIIYHLRYMRELRAERTLMKREGLIHGESHYPVSLTLITAGLLWVLGLLAIAGMTFNVAPFG is encoded by the coding sequence ATGACCGAGAAAGACCCGACCCGCGCATTGTCAGAGCGGGCAGTGACGCTGGACGAGGCACAGACGACACTCGGCAGCGCCGATGCGGTCTCCCTCGAGCTGTCCTCGCGTCGCACCGGCATGTCGTTCCAGCGCACGCGGATGAGCGCCGACCGGACGCTCATGTCGATCATCCGCACCGCGCTGTCGCTGATCGGGTTCGGCTTCACCATCTTCCAGTTCTTCGGGCACATGCTCGAACTGCCGGGTGTCAGCCTGAAGCCGCATGCACCCCGCAACTTCGGCGTGGCGCTGGTGGCGCTGGGGATGGTGCTGCTCACGCTCGGGATCATCTACCACCTGCGCTACATGCGGGAGCTGCGCGCCGAGCGCACCCTGATGAAGCGCGAAGGACTGATCCACGGCGAAAGCCACTACCCGGTGTCGCTGACGCTGATCACCGCAGGGCTGTTGTGGGTGCTCGGGTTGCTGGCGATCGCCGGGATGACCTTCAACGTTGCGCCCTTCGGCTGA
- a CDS encoding response regulator — protein sequence MNAARVLLAEDGSAMGRQLRGLLAEQFEVIGLVQDGASLVKAAQSMLPDVVVTDIAMPEIDGLEAARRLRVQRPVLGVVFITVHAEPQMVDRAMALGPCSYVLKSDAGDDLALAVQAALRGEPFVSRSL from the coding sequence ATGAACGCTGCCCGTGTGCTGCTGGCCGAGGACGGTTCCGCCATGGGGCGGCAACTGCGCGGGTTGCTGGCCGAACAGTTCGAGGTGATCGGCTTGGTCCAGGACGGGGCGTCGCTGGTCAAGGCGGCGCAGAGCATGCTGCCGGACGTGGTAGTGACCGATATTGCGATGCCTGAGATCGATGGGCTGGAAGCGGCGCGGCGCCTGCGCGTGCAGCGCCCGGTGCTGGGCGTGGTCTTCATCACCGTGCATGCCGAGCCGCAGATGGTCGATCGCGCGATGGCGCTGGGACCCTGCAGCTATGTACTCAAGTCCGATGCAGGCGATGACCTGGCACTGGCGGTGCAGGCCGCGTTGCGCGGTGAGCCGTTCGTGTCGCGTTCGCTGTAG
- a CDS encoding pilus assembly protein has product MTRPAHARGAATLEFAFMLIFGLVPLLMLTYTGVMIMAVQQTLSLASAEGARASLRYAPAAERRAAACQAAKRSMQWLLSFAAQDADCSAAGAPPIVVSPPAPCSGLPSAQCMQVSVSYDYRAHPFLPGTGRVYGWVIDTPIRSTAVAQLDLGMP; this is encoded by the coding sequence ATGACCCGGCCGGCCCACGCACGCGGCGCAGCGACCCTGGAGTTCGCCTTCATGCTGATCTTCGGCCTGGTGCCGCTGCTGATGCTCACCTACACCGGCGTCATGATCATGGCGGTGCAGCAGACCCTGTCGCTGGCCTCGGCCGAAGGCGCGCGCGCCTCGCTGCGCTACGCGCCGGCGGCCGAACGCCGGGCGGCAGCCTGCCAGGCTGCAAAACGGTCCATGCAATGGCTGCTCAGCTTCGCCGCGCAGGACGCCGACTGCAGCGCCGCCGGCGCGCCGCCCATCGTGGTCTCGCCGCCGGCACCCTGCTCGGGCCTGCCCAGTGCGCAATGCATGCAGGTCTCGGTCAGCTACGACTATCGCGCCCACCCGTTCCTGCCCGGCACCGGCCGTGTCTATGGCTGGGTGATCGACACCCCGATCCGCAGCACCGCCGTGGCCCAGCTCGACCTGGGAATGCCGTGA
- a CDS encoding response regulator transcription factor: protein MTMGDEHMQVSYSTAESRYRRVVLADDHRVVAQGIEHLLEDRFDSIELVCSGEELVEAVRRDPPDVVVADISMPGLTGIQALRRMREEGFEMPVVFLTMHDESSVAAEAIRAGARGYVLKSAAGEELVRALAGVMGGHTYVTPTLAMDAITNAGRQQYVLTDKQLRILEYVARGLRSKQIAYELGVSVRTIESHKYAIMQELGVHGTLELVRKAEHEGLIRH from the coding sequence ATGACCATGGGAGACGAGCACATGCAGGTTTCGTATTCGACGGCGGAGAGCCGGTATCGCAGGGTTGTCCTGGCAGACGACCACCGGGTGGTGGCGCAGGGCATCGAGCACCTTCTGGAAGACCGCTTCGATTCGATCGAGCTGGTGTGCTCCGGCGAGGAACTGGTGGAGGCGGTACGGCGCGATCCACCCGACGTGGTGGTGGCCGACATCAGCATGCCCGGCCTCACCGGCATCCAGGCATTGCGCAGGATGCGCGAGGAGGGCTTCGAGATGCCGGTGGTCTTCCTCACCATGCATGACGAATCCAGCGTCGCGGCCGAAGCGATCCGCGCCGGCGCACGCGGCTATGTCCTCAAGAGTGCCGCCGGCGAAGAGCTGGTGCGGGCCCTGGCCGGCGTGATGGGCGGGCACACCTACGTCACCCCGACGCTGGCCATGGACGCCATTACCAATGCCGGGCGCCAGCAGTACGTGCTGACCGACAAGCAACTGCGCATCCTGGAATACGTGGCGCGCGGGCTGCGCTCCAAACAGATCGCCTACGAACTGGGCGTTTCGGTCCGCACCATCGAATCGCACAAGTACGCGATCATGCAGGAGCTGGGCGTGCACGGCACCCTGGAACTGGTGCGCAAGGCCGAACACGAGGGGCTGATCCGGCACTGA
- a CDS encoding A24 family peptidase, protein MSLLPLLALLLSVRIAISDLYARRVPNTWLAATALAALAWLLGTRLAGTPLPLLPHVAGAALGLAALLPFYAIGWMGAGDVKYFAVLGLMLGMGALWPLWLLGSLLAAAHAVALLLGRRFGGTLPLRLQLLRDRAGQHWKRHPLARGMQAARQGRVGIPFAAYLAVATVSLVLWQGENA, encoded by the coding sequence ATGTCCCTGTTGCCGCTGCTGGCGCTGTTGCTGAGCGTGCGCATCGCGATCAGCGATCTGTATGCCCGACGCGTACCCAATACCTGGCTGGCCGCCACTGCGCTGGCCGCACTGGCGTGGCTGCTCGGCACCCGGCTGGCCGGCACGCCGCTCCCGCTGCTGCCGCACGTGGCGGGCGCCGCGCTCGGGCTCGCCGCGCTGCTGCCGTTCTACGCCATCGGCTGGATGGGCGCGGGCGACGTCAAATACTTCGCCGTGCTCGGCCTGATGCTGGGCATGGGCGCGTTGTGGCCGCTGTGGCTGCTGGGCAGCCTGCTGGCCGCCGCGCACGCAGTTGCCCTGCTGCTGGGGCGCAGGTTCGGCGGCACGCTGCCGTTGCGACTGCAGCTGCTGCGCGACCGGGCCGGCCAACACTGGAAGCGGCATCCGCTCGCGCGCGGCATGCAGGCCGCACGCCAGGGCCGCGTCGGTATTCCGTTTGCCGCCTACCTGGCGGTGGCGACCGTGTCGCTGGTCCTGTGGCAGGGAGAAAACGCATGA
- a CDS encoding helix-turn-helix domain-containing protein, with protein sequence MADGVVEGIGETALRPFDLATLGGMLRVCELELVLLDGNGPRASIQSQVHDESLFCSATCGFQFRGRFMLPQDWCLLGYIHQTDPTQSWCHGVPLSSGMALTILPEGISEFAFSAGTRLSLLLTPLRRIERKLTELSLRGSLPSGQALSLFNAEADDGPSALAQRYAQLPAWLGPTSGGLPTDAVDQVLHAHVQALLATGNAERAAGTRARRAHYLIAQRAENFMRQNLRRYIYMHEICDAAGVSERALRYAFEDLFGTSPNRYLSMLRLCAACRGLSMADSTRKSVKAVALSCGLWDLSRFADNYRRVFGELPRDTLMRAPTSLGSPA encoded by the coding sequence ATGGCCGATGGTGTAGTGGAGGGGATTGGAGAAACCGCGCTGCGCCCGTTCGACCTGGCGACGCTGGGTGGAATGCTGCGCGTCTGCGAGCTGGAGCTGGTGCTGCTGGACGGGAATGGTCCACGCGCATCGATCCAGTCGCAGGTGCATGACGAGTCGCTGTTCTGCAGTGCGACCTGCGGTTTCCAGTTTCGCGGGCGGTTCATGCTGCCGCAGGACTGGTGCCTGCTCGGCTACATCCATCAGACCGATCCAACACAGAGCTGGTGCCATGGCGTGCCGCTGTCGTCCGGGATGGCGTTGACCATCCTGCCGGAAGGCATAAGTGAATTCGCCTTCAGTGCGGGCACCCGGCTCAGCCTGCTGCTGACCCCGCTGCGCCGGATCGAACGCAAGCTGACGGAACTGAGCCTGCGCGGCAGCCTGCCTTCCGGCCAGGCCCTGTCGCTGTTCAACGCCGAGGCGGACGATGGCCCATCGGCGCTGGCGCAACGCTATGCGCAGTTGCCGGCGTGGTTGGGCCCCACCAGTGGGGGGCTCCCGACCGATGCCGTGGACCAGGTGCTGCACGCGCACGTGCAGGCGCTGCTCGCTACCGGCAACGCCGAACGGGCGGCGGGCACGCGTGCGCGGCGCGCACACTACCTGATCGCCCAGCGTGCCGAGAACTTCATGCGGCAGAACCTGCGGCGCTACATCTACATGCATGAGATCTGCGACGCCGCCGGCGTCAGCGAACGCGCGCTGCGCTATGCGTTCGAGGACCTGTTCGGCACGTCGCCCAACCGCTACCTGTCGATGCTGCGGCTGTGCGCGGCGTGCCGTGGACTTTCCATGGCCGACTCGACGCGTAAATCGGTGAAGGCGGTCGCCTTGAGTTGCGGGCTGTGGGATCTTTCGCGGTTCGCCGACAACTACCGGCGGGTCTTCGGTGAGCTGCCGCGCGACACCTTGATGCGTGCGCCGACCTCGCTGGGCAGTCCTGCCTGA
- a CDS encoding sensor histidine kinase: protein MRTLLTLALPLLVGCILGQWLPTLLPEQLHLHVIWIPGPLLLGFLLVTPRNQWRTCVLAACIGTVLSLPLVPMASLPRLLASLGEFAMVGVVAWLLLRWRGERAALEDYRDLSFFLLLACVLLPLCSAWWYSLAQGGRSGASGPAALRELALTSAVSYLVLVPALVNVVRIIDAPERRHGWRWDSMALAMVLFGLLVVLWTVDWQDGVMTPLLTLAPIPLLVWALIVFGIAGASVTMLAIAVLGMQLGVEGLGPFGFWSVDRNLLTGQAWTLCTGFALLFLGALSEQKLSSRIKLQRAYARLGEVTGRMLVVQEEERTRIARDLHDDVNQSLAAISIRLSTLRNHIPLEERPSVVELQDQLLSVSNDIRAISHELHPSILRFTGLASALDAFCIKRNARGRLRLRCSIEDAPRLNDEQELSLFRIVQEAVNNVDKHARARVADVLVCVRGRRRHRHSPRPPAACARAGPDQHGRTCQAARRRAARRHQPAWRSAHRGSFPAARQRATGTLTPRR from the coding sequence GTGCGCACACTTTTAACACTTGCCCTGCCCTTGCTGGTCGGCTGCATCCTGGGCCAGTGGTTGCCTACCTTGTTGCCCGAGCAGCTGCACCTGCACGTGATCTGGATACCCGGCCCACTGCTGCTGGGCTTCCTGCTGGTCACCCCGCGTAACCAGTGGCGGACCTGCGTGCTGGCCGCCTGCATCGGCACCGTGCTCTCCCTGCCGCTGGTCCCGATGGCCTCGTTGCCGCGCCTGCTGGCCAGCCTGGGCGAATTCGCCATGGTGGGTGTGGTGGCATGGCTGCTGCTGCGCTGGCGGGGCGAACGCGCCGCGCTGGAAGATTATCGCGACCTGAGTTTCTTCCTGCTGCTGGCCTGCGTGCTGCTGCCGCTGTGCAGCGCCTGGTGGTATTCGTTGGCCCAGGGCGGGCGCAGCGGCGCAAGCGGTCCGGCTGCACTGCGCGAACTGGCCCTGACCAGCGCGGTGAGCTACCTGGTGCTGGTGCCGGCGCTGGTCAACGTGGTCCGCATCATCGACGCCCCGGAGCGCCGCCACGGCTGGCGCTGGGATTCGATGGCGCTGGCCATGGTGCTGTTCGGCCTGCTGGTGGTGCTGTGGACGGTGGACTGGCAGGACGGCGTGATGACCCCGCTGCTGACCCTGGCGCCGATTCCCCTGCTGGTCTGGGCGCTGATCGTGTTCGGCATTGCCGGCGCCTCGGTCACCATGCTGGCGATAGCAGTGCTCGGCATGCAGCTCGGCGTGGAAGGCCTGGGGCCGTTCGGCTTCTGGTCGGTCGACCGCAACCTGCTCACCGGCCAGGCCTGGACCCTGTGCACCGGCTTCGCGCTGCTGTTCCTGGGCGCACTCTCCGAGCAGAAGCTGTCCAGCCGGATCAAACTGCAACGCGCTTACGCTCGCCTGGGCGAAGTGACCGGGCGCATGCTGGTGGTGCAGGAAGAAGAACGCACGCGCATCGCGCGCGACCTGCACGATGACGTCAACCAGTCGCTGGCCGCGATCTCGATCCGGCTCAGCACGCTGCGCAACCACATTCCGCTGGAGGAACGGCCCAGCGTGGTGGAACTGCAGGACCAGCTGCTGTCGGTCTCCAATGACATCCGGGCCATTTCGCATGAGCTGCACCCCAGCATCCTGCGCTTCACCGGCCTGGCCAGCGCGTTGGACGCGTTCTGCATCAAGCGCAACGCCCGCGGTCGATTGCGGCTGCGCTGCAGCATCGAAGACGCGCCCCGGCTCAACGACGAACAGGAGCTCAGCCTGTTCCGGATCGTGCAGGAAGCCGTCAACAACGTAGACAAGCACGCGCGCGCTCGCGTGGCCGACGTGCTGGTCTGCGTGCGCGGACGACGACGGCATCGGCATTCCCCCCGGCCACCTGCGGCGTGCGCCCGGGCTGGGCCTGATCAGCATGGAAGAACGTGCCAGGCTGCTCGGCGGCGTGCTGCACGTAGACACCAGCCCGCTTGGCGGAGCGCGCATCGAGGTTCGTTTCCCGCTGCGCGACAACGCGCAACAGGGACGTTGACCCCCCGGCGGTAG